The genomic segment GTGCCCATCTACACGTCGCTCACGCCGGAACAGGTCCGCTACATCATCCACGATTCGGGCGCCAAAATGGCGGTTTGCTCGAGCCGCGAACTCCTGGAAAAAATCGAGTCCGTCAGGTCCGAACTTCCGGAACTTCAGCATGTCTTCCTTATGGAAAAGGACGCTCCGGCCGGCGTGCCGGCGCTTGCTGAAACAATCGAGACCGGAAAGGACCGGGACCGTGCGACGCCCGATGTTTTTGAAAGCCGGGCTCTGGCCGTCAAGCCTGAGGATCTGGCCTCCATCATTTACACGTCGGGAACGACGGGCGTTCCCAAGGGCGTGATGCTGAGCCACGCCAATTTCATGAGCAACATCATGGGTGTCGAGGCCATCATCCAGTTCCGCGACACCGACACCGCCCTGTCTTTTCTTCCTCTGTCTCATGTCCTCGAGCGCATGGCGACCTTCCTTTTTCTATTCAAGGGCGCCACGATCGCCTATGCCGAAAGCGTCGAATCCGTGGCCGTCAACCTGCTTGAGGTCCGGCCGACCGTTGTTGTCAGTGTCCCGCGCCTTTTCGAGAAGATCTATTCCCGGATCATGGACCAGGTTCTGTCGGGTTCACGTGTCAAGCAGGCCCTGTTCTTCTGGGCCCTGGACGCGGGGAAAAAATGGGCCGCCGCGGTCGTCGAAAAGAAGCCGGTCGGGAAAGGCCTGGCCTTCCGCCAGGCGCTGGCCCACAAGCTGGTCTTTTCCAAAATCACGGCCAAAACGGGAGGCCGGATCAATCAGTTCATCTGCGGCGGCGCGGCTCTCTCGCCGGACATCGCGGAGTTTTTCTATGCCGCGGGCCTGGTCATTCTGCCCGGCTACGGGTTGACCGAGACGTCGCCGGTTCTCACCGGGAGCACGGTCGACAGCTACCGATTCGGCACCGCAGGCCGGGCTCTTCCCAACGTCGAACTGAAGATCGCCGAAGACGGGGAGATCCTGGCCCGGGGTCCGAACATCATGATGGGGTATTACAAGGCCGAAGCCGAAACGCGGGAGGTCATGATCGATGGCTGGTTCCATACGGGCGACATCGGACGGCTCGATGATGATGGATTCCTGACGATCACGGACCGGAAAAAGGACATCATCGTGACTTCGGGCGGGAAGAACGTGGCCCCCCAGCCTATCGAAAGTTTCATTCAGACAAGCCCCTATATCCAGAATGCCGTCGTCATCGGCGACGGGCGGAAATTCATCTCGGCCCTGATTGTTCCCGAATTCGAAAAAATCGAGGCCTACGCCCAAGCCAACAATATCTCTTTCGGCGGGCGGACCGAGCTCTGCGGGAAAAAGGAGATCGCGGATCTCCTTCTGGACGAGGTCAATCGGACGACTCAGCATCTTGCGCCTTACGAGAAGGTCAAGAAGATCGCCGTCCTGGACCGGGATTTCGAGATCGGGACGGGCGAGATCACCCCGACACTCAAGGTCAAGAGAAACGCCGTCGAACGCAAATACGCGGATCTCATCGAATCGCTTTACCGGGATTGATCAAAAATCAATCACTCGAATTTCCCGCGCCGGGCTCGTTTCCGGGCTGGGGAATCGGTGAGTCGGCATAGACGGCATGGACAGACAGATATGTGTTTAACCGCAATTCGGGCGATATTCGAGGCCGCCCGAATCGTTGGTCTCGGGAGCCGGGCTTGAGTCGGCGAGCCGGGATCTTGTGTGACATGGCTTGGTTCCGTTGATGTCTTCGACAGGACAAGTATGACGCCAAGGGAAAGCGAAAAACGCACGATGCGACATGGCGCGCAATTTTTCCGTCGGACCGGTCGTGTCTCTCTTGCCGCAGCGGTTGCCGTCCTGATTTGGACGGCCGTCGCCGAACTATCACGACACGCGTTTTCATCAATTTCCGGATCCCGCGTGGCCCCCTGTCGAGAGGATATGTCGCCGGAGAATCAACAGGAGCTCTGGTACGCGTCGGCGGATGGCTTTGTCAACACTTGTGGATGCGCTGGGAATTCACCCGGGACGAGGCTTTCCTCCGCGATACGGCTTGGCCGCTCCTGGCCGGGCAGGCCCGCTTTTACCTCGACTGGCTTCAGGAGGATGACGACGGCCGCCTGATCAGTTACCCGGAGGCTTCGCCGGAAAACCGCTACCTGACCCCGGAAGGGGAGCGCG from the Acidobacteriota bacterium genome contains:
- a CDS encoding long-chain fatty acid--CoA ligase, which gives rise to MAEINTLCRLFLNTCRAYRKPDLLMVKEDGRYRPISTAEFEAAVRSLALGFQELGLRPGDKVALISENRPEWTITDFAVLTSGAVTVPIYTSLTPEQVRYIIHDSGAKMAVCSSRELLEKIESVRSELPELQHVFLMEKDAPAGVPALAETIETGKDRDRATPDVFESRALAVKPEDLASIIYTSGTTGVPKGVMLSHANFMSNIMGVEAIIQFRDTDTALSFLPLSHVLERMATFLFLFKGATIAYAESVESVAVNLLEVRPTVVVSVPRLFEKIYSRIMDQVLSGSRVKQALFFWALDAGKKWAAAVVEKKPVGKGLAFRQALAHKLVFSKITAKTGGRINQFICGGAALSPDIAEFFYAAGLVILPGYGLTETSPVLTGSTVDSYRFGTAGRALPNVELKIAEDGEILARGPNIMMGYYKAEAETREVMIDGWFHTGDIGRLDDDGFLTITDRKKDIIVTSGGKNVAPQPIESFIQTSPYIQNAVVIGDGRKFISALIVPEFEKIEAYAQANNISFGGRTELCGKKEIADLLLDEVNRTTQHLAPYEKVKKIAVLDRDFEIGTGEITPTLKVKRNAVERKYADLIESLYRD